The DNA segment TGCCGGCACCCAGGTCGATCACATCGACAACAAGCGCTACAACATTGCGCCCAGCCTGACCTGGAACATTGATACCGATACCAAGCTGACCGTGCTCTCGCAGTTCACTCGCGACGATACCGGCGCCACCAGCCAGTTCCTGCCGATCGTGGGCACCAAGATCAAATCACCGCTGGGCGAAGTCTCGCACCACAAGAACCTGGGTGATCCGGACTACGAGTTCTACGACCGTACCTATTACGCCTTGGGCTATGCCTTTGAACATCGTTTCAACGATACCTGGCAGTTCAAGCAAAACCTGCGTTACACCAAGTCGGAGTTATCGTTTCAGCAACTGACTGTCGGTGCCTATGGTTATGCTCCGGTTGATTCTGCGGGAAACATGAACCGCATCTCGACCAACGTTGACGAGAACATCGGTCAGTTCGCGGTGGACAACAATTTCCAGGCTGACTTTGCTACTGGTGATATCACCCACACCCTGCTGCTGGGACTGGACCACCAACGCACCGACACCTCGTACCTGTCGATTTACGGTGACGGCGGGAGGGTCAACATCTTCAACCCGGCCAACACTAAGCCAGTAGAGCGTCCTTTGCGCTCAGCGGCCTATTACGACTACAACCAGAAAACTGTGCAGACCGGCCTCTACGCTCAGGACCAGATGGCCCTCGACAAGTGGCGCCTGACTCTCGGCGGCCGTGAAGACTGGGTTCATCAGGGCACCACGTACCTCAACAAGCAAGACGCTACCAACACTGACCGCAGCAAGAACTTCAGTGGCAACGCCGCACTGAGTTATGTATTCGATTCGGGCTTTGTCCCCTACCTGTCCTACGCCGAATCGTTCCAACCTGCGAGCAACGCCAGCGCAGACCCGGTCAAGTCGTACAAGCCCACCGAAGGCAAGCAATGGGAGTTAGGGGTCAAGTACCAGCCGCCCGGCAGCAACACTCTGCTCAGCGCCGCGGTTTACGACTTGACCCAGAAAAACGTGCTGGTGACTAGAACCGGCTCAGGCGGCCAGTCGATCACCGACCAGGCCGGCGAAGTCAAGGTCAAGGGCCTGGAACTGGAAGCGGTGTCTGACGTGACCGAGAACCTCAAGGTCATCGCCGCCTACACCCTGGCCAAGTCCGAGGTACAAACAGGCACCTTCAAAGGCAACCGCCTGCAGTTGATGCCCAACCAGCAAGCCTCGTTGTGGACCGACTACACCTGGCACGACGGTGTGCTCGACGGTTTCGGTATCGGCTTTGGGGCCCGCTACACCGGCAACACCTACGGCGACCAGGGCAATACCTGGCTGGGCAAGGCTGATGCCTACACCGTATTCGACGGTGCGGTGCATTACGACCTCGGCCGCCTGGACAACAGCCTCAAAGGTGCCTCGGTAAAACTGAACGCCACCAACCTGTTCGACAAGCAGTACATCTCCACCTGTGATGCCTCCTACTGCTACTACGGTGATCAGCGCAGCGTCGTCGCCAGTGCCACTTACCAGTGGTAATCGGCTGAGTTAACAACCAGGCCGCCCCTTGGGCGGCTTTGGTGTGTCTGAAGGCTAGAAAATGAAAAGCACAACCATCCGCCGCTGGTCCTTCATCCACACCTGGACCAGCCTGATCTGCACCGTGTTCCTGCTGATGCTGGCGCTGACCGGCTTGCCGTTGATCTTTCACCACGAGATCGATCACCTGCTGGGCAACGAACCCGAGCTCAAGCAGATGCCGGCCGATACTTCGCAGCTCAACCTTGAGCAACTGGTGTCCAAGGCCCAGGCCCATCGCCCGGGCGAAGCCATGCAGTACCTGGCCTGGGATGAGGACGACAAGAACGGGGTGGTTGCGATCATGGCGGCCACCGCCGGCACCGAGCCCAATTCGTCCCACACCTTTATGCTCGATGCGCGCACCGGGGAAAGCGTGGAGATGCCGTCGGCCAATGGCGGCTTGACGATGTTCCTGCTGCGCCTACATGTGGATATGTTCGCCGGCCTGCCGGGCAAGTTGCTGCTGGCCTTTATGGGCGTGCTGTTTGTGCTGGCGATTGTTTCCGGCACGGTGTTGTACCTGCCCTTTATGCGGCGCTTGAAGTTCGCCACGGTGCGCCAGGACAAGTCCACGCGCCTGCGCTGGCTGGACCTGCATAACCTGATCGGCGTCGTCACCCTGACCTGGGCCCTGGTGGTGGGCGTCACCGGGGTGATCAGCGCCAGTGCCGACTTGATCATCGCCGCATGGCGCAGTGACAGCCTCACCGCGATGATCGAACCCTATAAGAACGCGCCACCGCTGACCTCGCGGGCGCCGGCCACCGACCTGCTGAAGATTGCTGAGCAGGCCGCGCCGGGCATGACCCCAGACTTTATTGCGTTCCCCGGTACGCGCTTTTCCAGCGAGCACCATTACGCAGTGTTTATGAAAGGCAGCACGCACCTGACCTCGCACCTGCTGACCCCGGTGCTGATCGACGCCAGCGACCTGAGCGTCACCGCCGTGGCCGGGCGGCCGTGGTACATGGACGCCATGGGCATGTCCCAGCCCCTGCACTTTGGCGACTATGGCGGCATGCCGATGAAAATCCTCTGGGCGGTGCTGGATGTGCTGACCATCATCGTGCTGGGCAGCGGCGTATACCTATGGCTGGTGCGGCGCAAGGCGGCCAAGTCATGAGGCCAAGGCAATCGAATTTCTGGAAGGTGTTCGGGGTGCCACTGGGGATCGGGCTGCTCAGTGCTGCCGGACTGTTTGCGGCGTTGCTGGGGGATGGGGGTTGGGATTCCCTGAGCTGGGTTGGGCTGGGGATCCCGGCGGCAATCGGTGTCTGGGGGTTGCTGCGGCGGCCGTGAGGGCGCTATCGCAGGCAAGCCAGCTCCCACAGTTGACGGTGTTCACACATCAAAATGTGTGTGGGTTGGTCTGGGGGTTGCTGCGGCGGCCGTAAGGGCGCCATCGCAGGCAAGCCAGCTGCCACAGTTGACGGTGTTCACACATCAAAATGTGTGTGTGGGTTGGTCTGGGGGTTGCTGCGGCGGCCGTGAGGACGCCATCGCAGGCAAGCCAGCTCCCACAGTTGGCAGTGTTCACACATCAAAATGTGGGAGCTGGCTTGCCTGCGATGAGGCCCGCAAAAACAACCAAGATCCCCCTCGCCAGTCACCTCGCAACTGTCTAGTCTATGGCCGACCCTTTCCGAGGATTGCCCATGTTCGCGCCCAGCATGACCTTGTTCCACAACCCTGCCTCGCCGTTTGTCCGCAAAGTCCTGGTGCTGCTCCACGAAACCGGCCAGCAAGACCGCGTTGTCCTGGAGACTGTGCTGGTCACGCCGGTCAACCCGATCACCGCGTTGAACGAGGGCAACCCGCTGGGCAAGATCCCGGCCCTGCGCCTGGCCGATGGCAATGTGTTGCACGACAGCCGGGTGATCCTCGACTACTTCGACCACCAACATGTCGGCAACCCGCTGATCCCCCGGGACGGTTCGGCCCGCTGGCGCCGCCTGACCCTGGCCTCGATGGCCGACGGGATCATGGACGCGGCCGTATTGGTACGCTATGAAACCGCCATGCGCCCGGCCGACAAACACTGGGATAGCTGGCTGCAGGAGCAGCGCAACAAAATCCGCCGCGCCCTGGCCGAATTGGAACAGGACGCTATCGCTGAACTGGCCAGCCATTTCGACATCGCCGCGATCAGCGTCGCCTGCGCCCTGGCGTATGTGGACTTCCGCCACCCCGACCTGCAGTGGCGTTCAAGCAATCCCAAACTGGCCGCCTGGTACGCCGAGGTCAGTCAGCGGCCGTCAATGTTGGCGACCCAGCCGCCGGCCTGATTCCTGTAGCAACCCGTTATGGGTGGCGAGCGAGGCTTGTTGTGGCGAGGGGGCAAGCCTCCTCGCCACAACAAGGCCATTAGCCACAAAGGTGTCGCGCCACTCCGGAAACAGCGCGTTAATTTTCCCCACCAGTTGTGCCTTCTCCCGCTGATCCTCCCGTAGCCCGATCATTGCATCACCTCCAACTCGGCCGCCTTACGCTTGCCCACCCCATACCAGTCCAGTTTGCGTGTCAGCACCATCACCGTACCCAGCAGCCCGAACAGCAACAGCGAGCCCATCAACAGCGCGTAGTCCTCGGCACTCAACAACCCGTACAGCAAGCCATACAGTGCCGCCAACCCCGTCGAAAACCCCAGCCCATGGGCCACGCTGCGCAGCACATGGCACACGTAAAAACCGATCAACAACACACAGGCACTGGCCGAGATCAGGTACGCCAGGGCAAAGCCGATATGCTCGGACAACGACAGCAACAGCAAGTAGAAAAACGCCAGGGCCACCCCCACCAACGCATACTGGATCGGGTGCACCGCCAGGCTCTTGAGCACTTCAAACAGGAAGAAACCGGCGAACGTCAGGGCGATGAACAGCAGCGCATATTTGATCGCGCGGTCGCTCTTGAGGTACTGGTCCACCGGGTCGATAAAGTTCACGCCAAAGCTGCGTTCGTTGAAGTCCTCGCAGCGACTGCCAACCACACAGCCGTACAACGATTCCTCAAGGTTGGTGGAGAAGAACGAGGTCTGCCAGTTGGCGCTGAAGCCTTGGTCGTTGATCTCACGCTGGGCCGGCAGGAAGTTGCCGACAAAGCTCGGATGGGGCCAGTTGGAGGCCAGCTTGACCTTGCTGGTCTTGCCCACCGGCAGTACCTGTAGTTGCTCGGTACCCTGCAGGCGCAGGTCGAAGGCAAAATCCAGCGGCGCGGGGTTCTTACTGTCCTGGGTCGGCAACATCACGTGTACGCCAGCGCCGAGAAAGCTCACTTGGGTGCCCGGGGCAAACTCCAGGCGCTGGCTGCCCAGCTCCAGTTTCAGGGCGTTTTCAATGCCGCGGATATCGCTGATACCGACCGCCAAAAATGCCTGGCCAAACTTGTAATCGGCAAAGTCCTCCTTGATGCCCATTTGCGCCGGCAGCACAAAGCGGCCGCTGATGCGGTTGTCGGCATGGAACAGTCGCGCCTGGTAGATTCCTCGCGCCCGCAGTTCGGTTTGCACCTGCCCATCGAGCTCGAACTGCTCCGGCAGGAAGTACAGGCGGCCCTGTTCTTCACTGAGCACTTCATAGCGTTTGTTGAGTTTTTCGTTGAGCTTCCACTCACGCACGGTCTTGCGAAACGGCACCACCATCAATGGCCCGCTGACCTGCTGGCTGTAGCTGGAGCTGCGGGCAATGTCCATCACGACGCCGTCGCGCAGTTCCTGGCGCTCGTTGATGATGCCGTTGATCATCAGCAACGGAATCAGCAATAGCAGGATCAGCAGCGCGATGGCGCCCAGTTTGAATAGCAGGCTGCGGTTCATGGGTCTCTCCCTGTTTTGATGGGGAGAGTCTGGCGGCGGCCTGTGGGGGATTTATGAGGGCAATGTGGAGACTGTGTGGAGATGCAGCACCACTTCCACGCCACCCGGCACGTTGCCGATCTGCAAGGAGCCGCCGTGCAGCTTCATCACTTCTTCGACAAAGTTCAGGCCCAGGCCGGTGCTTTTGCGGCCACTGACCGGACGCGGCAGGGAATAGAAACGCTCGCTCAGGCGTGGCAGGGCGTATTCGGGGATCGGTTCGGCCTGGTTGAACAGGCGCACATCCACAGCATGGTGCCGCACCTGGGCGCTGAAACGCAGCGTGCCGCCGGGCGGGGTAAAGTCCAGGGCATTTTCCAGCAGATTGCCCAGGGCCTGACGCAGCAGAAACGGCTCGCCAAACAGCTTTACGTCGGCTTCGATCAGACGTTCGACCTGCAACCCGGCCTGCTCGATCCGCGCGCATTGCGCCTTGAGGACCTCATCGACCAAGGCGGCCAACGGTACCGAAATCTGCTGCTCCAAGCCCTGGCGCTGCTCGACCTGGGCCAGGTTCAGCAGGCGTTCGATCAACTGCTGCAAGCGCGCGCTTTCACTGGCGATATTGCCGACGAACCGCTGCTGCTGGGCGACTGTCATTTCCCCCTGCAACAGTTCCGCCGCACCGCGAATCGCCGCCAACGGGCTTTTCAGTTCGTGGGTCAGGGTGTGCACATAACGCTCGACATAGGCCTTGCCTTCCAGTTGCGTGCGCATGTGCTCCACAGCGGTGGATAACTGCGCCAACTCGCCGCCACGATAATGCGGCAACTCGGCGCGACGCCCTTCGCTGACCGCCTGGGCATAGGTGGTCAGGCGCCGTAACGCCGCGCTCAACCACCAGGACAACAGGGCCCCCAACAGCAAGCCCAGCGCCACCAGACCGGCGCCGTACCACAGCAGACGGCGCTCGGTACGGTCGACATAAGGCTGCAGCGAGCTGTTGGGCTTGGCCACCGTAACCACGCCTATGATCTGCCCGTTATCGCGGATCGGCGCGCCCACGTGCATCACCGAGGACGCCGGGTCATCGGCATCGCTGCGGGTCGAGCGGGCGCCGTACTCACCGCGCAGGGTCAGGTACACATCGTTCCATTTCGAGTAGTCCTGGCCCACTGCCGTACCGCTGGAATCCAGTAACACGACACCCTTGGCGTCCGTCACATAGATGCGGTGGTTGACCTGGTTTTTCGCCAGGCCCCAGATGGTTGCCCCCGGCTGGCGCTCGCCGTAGGCCTTGAGCACGGTGGGCCAGAGGCTTTGGCCAAGGGTGCCGTTCTTCACATCGTCACGCAGGATTTCCGCCAGCAGGTTGGCGGTGTCCACCAGGGTTTCTTCGGTGGACTGGCGCACGCCGGGGCGGATTTCCTTCATGACGGTGTTGAGCACAAAGTAGCCGGTCAGGCCGATAAACAGCGCATACACCAGGAAAATCCGCAGCCCCAGGCGCATCAGGCGTGGCTCGGGCTGTAGCTGTAGCCCAGGCCGCGATGGGTCTGGATCGGCTCGGCCTCGGCAACCACGCCCCGCAGCTTGCTGCGCAGGCTTTTGATATGGCTGTCGATATTGCGCTCGTAGCCGGCATCGGCGGCCACGCCGACCGCATCCAGCAACTGCTCGCGACTGAACACCCGTTCGGGCTGTTCCAGCAGGCAATTGAGCAGGCGGAATTCATGGCGAGTCAGGCCCAGCAACTGGCCGCGATACTGGATCTGCACCCGCTCGTGGTCCACCTGGAACAGCCCGCCGCTGGCCGGCACTGCCACCGGTGCCACGCGCTTGAGGATCGCCTTGACCCGCGCCGCCACTTCCCGCGGGCTGAAGGGTTTGACCACATAGTCGTCGGCGCCGATTTCCAGGCCCACCACGCGGTCGATCTCGCCGTCGCGGGCACTGAGAAACATCACCGGCACTTCGCTGAAGCGGCGCAGTTGCTTGCAGGTTTCAAAGCCGCTGATGTCCGGCAGGCCGATGTCGAGGATCAGCATGTCTGCCGGGGTCTGCCGCTGATGCTCCAGCGCGGCCTGGCCGAGGGTCAGCCAGGTGGTGGTGAAGCCTTCGCCCTGCAGGGCAAAAATCAGCGTATCGGCTATCGCCGCTTCGTCTTCGACAATCAGGATATGGGGCATGGCGTCCGAGCACTGGGAGCTAAAGGTGAACGGTGCCCCATGCCTTGTGCGGCGTCAATCAGCAGTCAGGTTTGTCGGCGGTGTAGCGCCGGGCCGGGTTCACCGCAGCGCCGAACTCGCGCAGCGCCTTGGCGCCGATCAGCAGCGGGTAGTTGAAGCTGCTGCGGTCGGTGAGGTTGACCTCCACCGTGCGCTTGACGTTGCCCAGGCACATTTCCAGCTCCACCACCGGGCGCTTGGCCACGCCGCTGTCTTCCTTGTCTTCGTCTTCGTCGGCGCGGTTCTTGATCTTGCTGATGCGCGCCACTTTGTGTTCATAGACCTTGTTGCTCACATCCTTGCCACTGAGACGGAACCGCACCCAGTCCTCGCCATCGCGGGTGAAGGTCTGGATGTCGCGGGCCGACAGCGAGGCGGTCAGCGCGCCGGTGTCCATCTTGGCCTTGAAGGTCTCGCCGATTTCCGGCAACTGGATATATTCGTAGCGCCCGTACAGGGTCGGCTCGGCGGCCATCACGGGCAGGGCAACCACGGCTAACAGGGCAAGGAGGGATTTCACGTAGGAGGTTTCCTTGAAGGTAAGTAGGCCAATACTAGACTGCAAACACAGCCCGAAGTTGGATCGTTACCCAGCATACGCAACACAAAGTGAAACATTCGTCAGGTCAATTGCGATTTGGCCTCTAGACTCAAGCTGCTTATCATGGCCCGTCCAACCGTTTGCAAGAGTTCCTTATGCGCCGCCTGCTCACCGGCTGTTTCGTCACACTGCTGCTGTTACTCAACACGCTGATCCTGATCGGCCCGCTGATGGTCTTCGCCCTGCTCAAGCTGGTGGCGCCCGGGCGGTCACGGGACTATGCCTCCCGGGCCGTGATGTGGATTGCCGAGACCTGGGCCGAGATCGACAAGCTGATCTTTGCCCTGTGTATCCCCACCCAATGGGATATTCGCGGCGATACCGGGCTGAGGGTCGATACCTCGTACCTGGTGATCAGCAACCATCAATCCTGGGTGGATATCCCGGCGCTGATCCAGACCCTCAACCGGCGCACGCCATTTTTCAAATTCTTCCTGAAAAAGGAGCTGATCTGGGTGCCGTTCCTGGGCCTGGCCTGGTGGGCCCTGGATTACCCGTTCATGAAGCGCTACACCAAGGCATTCCTGGCCAAGCATCCGGAACTGGCGGGCCAGGACCTGAAGATCACCAAACAGGCCTGCGAGCTGTTCAAGCGCCAGCCGGTGACGGTGGTCAACTACCTGGAAGGCACGCGCTTTACCGAAGCCAAGCGGGCCCAGCAGAACTCACCGTTCACTCGCCTGCTCAAGCCCAAGGCCGGTGGCGTGGCATTTGTACTGGCGGCCATGGGCGAGCAGTTGGATGCGATCCTCGACGTGACCGTGGTCTATCCACAGGACAGGATTCCAGGATTCTGGGATTTGATCAGCGGCGCGGTGCCCCGGGTGATTGTTGATATCCGCACCCGCGAGCTGGATCCGGCGTTGTGGCAGGGGGATTACGAGAATGATCCGGCGTTTCGCCAGAGCGTCCAGAACTGGGTCAACCAGCTCTGGCTGGAGAAGGATGCGCGCCTTGATGAGCTTATCAGGTGACTCGTCGCAGCCCGTGACGGCCACCTGGCAGGCTGGTTCATTTAAAACTTGATCGATGCCCCGGCACCGGCACTAAAACCCACACCGGCAACGCTCCCGGAGGCGTCCGCGCCGCCGGAGACACGACCCGTTTCCGAATCAGGCTTATTGCCGTTGATCATTTCATCGTAAGACATGAACTTCATGCCTGCAGCCTTCTCGAACTCCTCCCTGGTCATCTTGCTGTAGTCGACCGGGGGTTTGCCAAATACCGGGAATGAATTGCGCGATATTGTTGATTCGCTCATTGGAAGATCTCCTTAAAGGGAACGACACCCGGTCTGGAGCCCCCTCGCTGGGGGAGGAGAAGGCCGAGTTCCAGGCGGGTGTAGATCAGTGGTTAGAGCCGACCGCTCAGTTCCCTGGATGACTTCACACCGAGGTGTTTTTCAGCTCCCCGCCCCCCAGATGCCGGCTAGCTTGCCCAGTACTGAACTGTCGGCACCCTGGCCACCCAGGTACTGCAGGATCACCGGGGCAAACTGGCCGATCATGCCGCTGTCCATGCCCAAGGCGCTGAACGCAGTGTTCAGGTCGTTGGCGTCCTTGACGTTCCCCAACAGGCCATCGAGGCCGCTGGTCTTGCTGCCACCGGTTTGGCCGAGCATGCCGCTCAAGGCGCCAAGGCTGCCCAAAGCGTTGCCACCCGACAGCTTATCCAGGCCCGGCACGCTTTTGCCCAACTGCGAATAATCAGTGCTGCTGAGTTGGTTCTTGGCCAGGCCCAACATCGCACCGGTGCCACCGACGGCCTGCTCCGGGGTGACATTCAACTGTTTGGTCAACGCCCCCAGCAAACCTGCGGTTTGTGCGCTCGGCGCAGAGGCGGCGGCCTTGTTGGTGCCCTGGGCGCCAGCAACGGCGTTGGCCACATCACCCAGGCTGAAGCCTGCTGCAAATACCGGGCTGGCCGCCACGGTCAGGAGGCAGGACAGGGCAAAACCGCGTGAAATCTTCATCGAGACAACCTCGTAAATGTAGGAGCTAAAGCAGCCGTTTGACCCAGCATCCCACCGGTTGTTCCAGCTCACAGATTTGTTCAGAAAAGCCCCAAAAACCGACACCATCAAACTGCCACTAGGAACCCATCGCCAGCCACAGGGTCAATCAACACACTACAAAACTTGTCAGGAAGAGCCTTATGACTGCGTCCCAACCCCCAGTGATCGAGCACAAGCCCTCATTCTGGACCCGCCCGCGCCTGTTCATCGGCGTCTGCGTGGTGGTGGTTGCCGGTATCGGCGGCGCGCTCTACACCCAGGACAGCGTCAAGTCTGCAGCGACCCTGGTCAGCAGCACCCAACAGCCGGCGGCGCAAATCATGGCGCACAAGGATTACCTGGAAGTCCAACCGATTGCGGCCACTGCGCCGGAACCGGACCGCAGCCTCGAACTGTGGGCCCTGCCTGCAGGCGGCACGCCGGTGTCTTTGGGCCTGTTGCCGGAGGATGGCAAAGGCATCATCGGCCTCAACCCACGTCAGCAGGAAACTATCAGCCAGCCGGTGGAATTGATGGTCAGTTCGGAAACCAAGGGTGGCTCGGTGAGCAAGCAGCCTACCGGCCCGATGGTGTACCAGGGTGCGCTGGCGATCCGCTGATCCCCAGACACCCAATCGCCAATGTGGGGGCCCAGCTCCCACAGCCCCCACATTGGCGAGTGGTTGTTGCTGTTAAGCCGCGCTGAACAGCTTGTGCGGATCAATCACAAACTTCTTCGGCACACCTGCATCGAACTCGCCATAACCACGCGGCGCGTCGTCCAGGCTGATCACCTGCACACCCACGATCTCCGCAATGTTGATGCGGTCCCACATGATCGCCTGCATCAACTGGCGGTTGTACTTCATCACCGGGGTCTGGCCGGTGTGGAAGCTGTGGGACTTGGCCCAGCCCAGACCGAAACGAATGCTCAGGCTGCCCATTTTTGCGGCGGCATCCACCGCCCCTGGATCTTCAGTGACGTACAGGCCGGGAATACCGATCTTGCCCGCCACACGCACCACGCCCATCAGTGAGTTGAGCACCGTGGCCGGGGCTTCGGCCTTGACGCCGTCATGGCCATGGCCGCGGGCTTCAAAGCCCACGCAGTCAACGGCGCTGTCCACTTCCGGCTCGCCAAGCAGCGCGGCGATTTGCTCGTGTAGCGGGGTGTCGGTGGACAGGTCGGCGATTTCAAAGCCCTGGGCCTTGGCGTGGGCCAGGCGGATCGGGTTGACGTCACCGATGATCACCACCGCCGCCCCCAGCAAGCGTGCGGAAGCGGCAGCGGCCAGGCCTACGGGACCGGCGCCGGCGATGTACACGGTGCTGCCAGGGCCAACGCCCGCAGTGACGGCGCCGTGGTAGCCGGTGGGCAGGATGTCGGAGAGGCAGGTCAGGTCACGGATTTTCTCCATGGCCTTGTCGCGATCCGGCAGTTTCAGCAGGTTGAAGTCGGCGTAGGGCACCAGCACGTACTCGGCCTGGCCGCCGGTCCAGTCGCCCATGTCCACGTAGCCGTAGGCACCACCGGCACGGGCCGGGTTGACGGTCAGGCATACGCCGGTGTGTTGTTCCTTGCAGGAGCGGCAGCGGCCGCAAGCAACGTTGAACGGCACAGACACCAGGTCGCCGAGTTTCAGGTTCTCGACGTCGCTGCCCTTCTCGATCACCTCGCCGGTGATTTCGTGACCGAGCACCAGGCCGGTCTGGGCGGTGGTACGGCCGCGCACCATGTGTTGGTCGGAGCCGCAGATATTGGTGGAGACCACGCGCAGGATAACGCCGTGTTCAATCTTCCTGCCACGGGGGTCCTGCATTTTGGGATAGTCGATTTTCTGTACTTCGACCTGACCGTTGCCGAGATACACGACACCACGATTACCAGACATGCTTTCACCTCGCTGTTGTTTTTATGGAACTGCGTTGCCCCTTTGGATGGGCAGCGCGTTTGAGTGCTCGGGTTACAGATGCTGTTTTTGCGTTGTTTGTGAGGGCCTCATCGCGGGCAAGTCCGCTCCCACAGGGTTCACATATCACCCGGTGGGAGCTGGCTTGCCTGCGATGGCGTCAGTCAGAGCACCACCGTTCTATTGGCGTTCAAGAACACCCGTCGCTCAATGTGGTACCCCACCGCCCGCGCCAATGTCAGTCCCTCGATATCCCGCCCCTTGGCAATCAGGTCCTCGGGATAGTGGCTGTGATCCACCACTTCCACGCCCTGGGCGATGATCGGGCCTTCGTCCAGGTCGTTATTGATGTAATGCGCAGTGGCGCCAACCAACTTCACCCCTTTGTTGTATGCCTGGTGATACGGCTTGGCGCCCTTGAACCCCGGCAGCAATGAGTGATGGATATTGATCGCCTTGCCATCCAACTTGCGGCACAGCTCCGGCGACAGCACTTGCATGTAGCGCGCAAGGATCACCAGTTCGGCCCCCGTCTCTTCAATCACTTGCCACACCTGGCGCTCTTGGGACGGTTTGTCATTGGGGTCGAGGGGGAAATGGTAGTAAGGAATCTGGTGCCAGTCGGCCAATGGCTTGAGATCGGGGTGATTGGACACCACTGCGACCACGTCCATCGACAATTGGCCGATGCGTTGGCGGTACAACAGATCGTTGAGGCAGTGATCGGCCTTGGACACCATGATCACCACTTTTGGCCGGTAGTTCGGCGCCGTCAGCTCGAAGATCATGCCAAAGGCTTCGCCGCGGGTGGCCAGGCCATCGCGGAAACCTTGCTCGTCAAAGTCGTCGGGCTGGCGGAATTCCACACGGATAAAAAAGCGCCCGGAGAGGCGGTCATCGAACGAATGGTGCTCGGTGACGTAGCAGCCCTGCTCAAACAGATAGCGGGTGACCGCGTCCACCGTGCCGAGCACGCTGGGGCAGTCGGCGGTCAAAATCCATGTATCGGGTGCGCGGCTCATACTTGAATCCTCAGGCCTTTGTGGCGAGGGGGCTTGCCCCCGTTGGGCTGCGAAGCAGCCCTGAAATCAGCCACTCGGTTCTTTCAGAAAAACTGCAGTGACCTTACCGGGACCGCTGCGCGCTCCAACGGGGGCAAGCCCCCCTCGCCACAACAGCCCATCTGCTCAGGCTTGGACACTCAGGCCGTATTCGGCCGAGGCGTCCTGCAGCCACAACCACCAATAGTCCGAGAAGCTGCGACGAATCAGCAGTTCCCAGGTGTCTTCGGCGGTATGGCGGATCACCAGTTGCGACTTGGCGAACACCGTGCCCACGGCCTTGCCCACCGGGAAGTTGTCGGGGTGCACGTCGTAGCTGGTGGATTTCATCAGCACATCGCGCACGTTCGGGCCACTCAGTTCGAGGATCTGCTGGCCGCCGCTGACGTTGACGATCTGGATATGCAAATCCCCCAGGGCCGCGCGCAGGTTTTGCTCGGCGGCGAATTCTTCACCACTCGGCACGATCAGCAACCATTCATCCGGG comes from the Pseudomonas shahriarae genome and includes:
- the creC gene encoding two-component system sensor histidine kinase CreC is translated as MRLGLRIFLVYALFIGLTGYFVLNTVMKEIRPGVRQSTEETLVDTANLLAEILRDDVKNGTLGQSLWPTVLKAYGERQPGATIWGLAKNQVNHRIYVTDAKGVVLLDSSGTAVGQDYSKWNDVYLTLRGEYGARSTRSDADDPASSVMHVGAPIRDNGQIIGVVTVAKPNSSLQPYVDRTERRLLWYGAGLVALGLLLGALLSWWLSAALRRLTTYAQAVSEGRRAELPHYRGGELAQLSTAVEHMRTQLEGKAYVERYVHTLTHELKSPLAAIRGAAELLQGEMTVAQQQRFVGNIASESARLQQLIERLLNLAQVEQRQGLEQQISVPLAALVDEVLKAQCARIEQAGLQVERLIEADVKLFGEPFLLRQALGNLLENALDFTPPGGTLRFSAQVRHHAVDVRLFNQAEPIPEYALPRLSERFYSLPRPVSGRKSTGLGLNFVEEVMKLHGGSLQIGNVPGGVEVVLHLHTVSTLPS
- the creB gene encoding two-component system response regulator CreB, with amino-acid sequence MPHILIVEDEAAIADTLIFALQGEGFTTTWLTLGQAALEHQRQTPADMLILDIGLPDISGFETCKQLRRFSEVPVMFLSARDGEIDRVVGLEIGADDYVVKPFSPREVAARVKAILKRVAPVAVPASGGLFQVDHERVQIQYRGQLLGLTRHEFRLLNCLLEQPERVFSREQLLDAVGVAADAGYERNIDSHIKSLRSKLRGVVAEAEPIQTHRGLGYSYSPSHA
- a CDS encoding ATP-dependent zinc protease family protein, which codes for MKSLLALLAVVALPVMAAEPTLYGRYEYIQLPEIGETFKAKMDTGALTASLSARDIQTFTRDGEDWVRFRLSGKDVSNKVYEHKVARISKIKNRADEDEDKEDSGVAKRPVVELEMCLGNVKRTVEVNLTDRSSFNYPLLIGAKALREFGAAVNPARRYTADKPDC
- a CDS encoding acyltransferase — protein: MRRLLTGCFVTLLLLLNTLILIGPLMVFALLKLVAPGRSRDYASRAVMWIAETWAEIDKLIFALCIPTQWDIRGDTGLRVDTSYLVISNHQSWVDIPALIQTLNRRTPFFKFFLKKELIWVPFLGLAWWALDYPFMKRYTKAFLAKHPELAGQDLKITKQACELFKRQPVTVVNYLEGTRFTEAKRAQQNSPFTRLLKPKAGGVAFVLAAMGEQLDAILDVTVVYPQDRIPGFWDLISGAVPRVIVDIRTRELDPALWQGDYENDPAFRQSVQNWVNQLWLEKDARLDELIR
- a CDS encoding DUF2780 domain-containing protein — translated: MKISRGFALSCLLTVAASPVFAAGFSLGDVANAVAGAQGTNKAAASAPSAQTAGLLGALTKQLNVTPEQAVGGTGAMLGLAKNQLSSTDYSQLGKSVPGLDKLSGGNALGSLGALSGMLGQTGGSKTSGLDGLLGNVKDANDLNTAFSALGMDSGMIGQFAPVILQYLGGQGADSSVLGKLAGIWGAGS
- a CDS encoding anti-sigma factor domain-containing protein — translated: MTASQPPVIEHKPSFWTRPRLFIGVCVVVVAGIGGALYTQDSVKSAATLVSSTQQPAAQIMAHKDYLEVQPIAATAPEPDRSLELWALPAGGTPVSLGLLPEDGKGIIGLNPRQQETISQPVELMVSSETKGGSVSKQPTGPMVYQGALAIR
- the fdhA gene encoding formaldehyde dehydrogenase, glutathione-independent, yielding MSGNRGVVYLGNGQVEVQKIDYPKMQDPRGRKIEHGVILRVVSTNICGSDQHMVRGRTTAQTGLVLGHEITGEVIEKGSDVENLKLGDLVSVPFNVACGRCRSCKEQHTGVCLTVNPARAGGAYGYVDMGDWTGGQAEYVLVPYADFNLLKLPDRDKAMEKIRDLTCLSDILPTGYHGAVTAGVGPGSTVYIAGAGPVGLAAAASARLLGAAVVIIGDVNPIRLAHAKAQGFEIADLSTDTPLHEQIAALLGEPEVDSAVDCVGFEARGHGHDGVKAEAPATVLNSLMGVVRVAGKIGIPGLYVTEDPGAVDAAAKMGSLSIRFGLGWAKSHSFHTGQTPVMKYNRQLMQAIMWDRINIAEIVGVQVISLDDAPRGYGEFDAGVPKKFVIDPHKLFSAA